The Xiphias gladius isolate SHS-SW01 ecotype Sanya breed wild chromosome 4, ASM1685928v1, whole genome shotgun sequence genome includes a window with the following:
- the LOC120789297 gene encoding uncharacterized protein LOC120789297: MRLLLHLTAVTGQYSSITVREGDEVTLQCENVTPHQHECDGATWFFSGSRDTVPVELVRLGQIVEKARDKSDRLSVTEKCSLVIKRVTAEDAGRYDCQRSGHTLLPDTVVLLSTVKMTEHKEGDAVSLCCSVSTYRDLKPSVRWLFEDKNSKEDDTVKELPKTEFSASVGIPSSYLKLKYHELFKCEVTDGYSREVRLFTFSTPSSGEDTTSATVTIRTTKNGKKSRTNMETSATSDTSPKPQSFWLYIGVAVGLAALLITIVAVTIWKRTKGNKMQMDENAQQRLNRPETQPGPDTRQDTADPDGGVSYASISCARETDRGSCLIGYRGDVSSSSCIVEDCDVSQPVQRSFPSLPAFNCARFRTG; encoded by the exons cagtgaCTGGACAATACTCCTCCATCACCGTCAGAGAAGGAGACGAAGTCACTTTACAGTGTGAAAACGTGACGCCTCATCAGCACGAATGTGACGGTGCTACCTGGTTCTTCAGTGGCTCAAGAGACACGGTCCCAGTAGAGCTGGTTAGACTCGGGCAGATTGTTGAAAAAGCCAGAGATAAATCAGACAGACTGAGTGTTACAGAGAAGTGTTCTCTGGTGATAAAGAGGGTCACGGCTGAGGACGCTGGTCGCTACGACTGTCAAAGATCAGGACACACGCTACTTCCAGACACCGTGGTTTTACTGTCTACTGTTAAAA TGACTGAACATAAGGAGGGGGATGCGGTGAGcctgtgctgctctgtgtcGACATACAGAGACTTAAAACCAAGTGTGAGGTGGCTGTTTGAGGACAAGAATTCAAAGGAAGACGACACAGTCAAGGAATTGCCAAAGACTGAGTTCTCAGCCTCTGTCGGAATTCCCAGCTCTTATCTGAAGCTGAAGTATCATGAGTTATTTAAGTGTGAAGTGACGGACGGTTACAGCAGAGAAGTGCGGCTGTTCACCTTCAGCACTCCGTCCTCAG gtgaGGACACAACATCAGCAACAGTAACGATAAGGACAACGAAAAACGGCAAAAAATCAAGGACCAACATGGAAACGTCTGCCACCAGTGACACTTCACCAAAACCACAAA GTTTCTGGTTATACATTGGTGTGGCTGTGGGCTTAGCAGCGCTGCTAATAACGATTGTGGCAGTCACCATCTGGAAGAGAACTAAAG GGAACAAAATGCAGATGGATGAAAATGCT CAACAGAGATTAAACCGCCCGGAGACTCAGCCTGGTCCAGACACCCGTCAGGACACG GCTGATCCTGACGGTGGCGTTTCCTACGCCTCCATCAGCTGCGCCAGGGAGACCGACAGGGGAAGCTGTCTGATTGGTTACCGTGGTGATGTTAGTTCAAGCTCCTGCATTGTTGAGGACTGTGATGTCAGTCAGCCTGTCCAACGCTCATTTCCATCATTGCCGGCGTTTAACTGTGCTCGATTTAGGACAGGTTAG